From one Nycticebus coucang isolate mNycCou1 chromosome 14, mNycCou1.pri, whole genome shotgun sequence genomic stretch:
- the B3GAT3 gene encoding galactosylgalactosylxylosylprotein 3-beta-glucuronosyltransferase 3 isoform X1, translated as MKLKLKNVFLAYFLVSIAGLLYALVQLGQPCDCLPPLRAAAEQLRQKDLRISQLQADLRRPPPAPAQPPEPEALPTIYVVTPTYARLVQKAELVRLSQTLSLVPRLHWLLVEDAEGPTPLVSGLLAASGLLFTHLVVLTPKAQRLREGEPGWVRPRGVEQRNKALEWLRGRGVAVGGEKDPPPPGTQGVVYFADDDNTYSQELFEEMRWTRGVSVWPVGLVGGLRFEGPQVQDGRVIGFHTAWEPSRPFPMDMAGFAVALPLLLAKPKAQFDAAAPRGYLESSLLSHLVDPKDLEPRAANCTRVLVWHTRTEKPKMKQEEQLQRQGRGSDPAIEV; from the exons GCCAGCCATGTGACTGCCTCCCTCCCCTTCGGGCAGCAGCGGAGCAGCTTCGGCAGAAGGATCTGAGGATTTCCCAGCTGCAAGCTGATCTGCGACGCCcaccccctgcccctgcccagccccctgAACCGGAGGCATTGCCTACTATCTATGTTGTTACCCCCACCTATGCCAG GCTGGTACAGAAGGCAGAGCTGGTGCGGCTGTCCCAGACATTGAGCCTGGTTCCCAGGCTGCATTGGCTGCTGGTGGAGGATGCTGAGGGTCCCACCCCACTTGTCTCAGGGCTGCTGGCTGCTTCTGGCCTCCTCTTCACACACCTGGTGGTCCTCACACCCAAGGCCCAGCGGCTTCGGGAGGGAGAGCCAGGCTGGGTTCGGCCCCGTGGTGTAGAGCAGCGGAACAAAGCCCTGGAGTGGCTCCGGGGCAGAGGGGTTGCTGTTGGTGGGGAGAAGGACCCTCCACCACCTGGGACCCAAGGAGTCGTGTACTTTGCTGATGATGACAACACCTACAGCCAGGAGCTCTTTGAGGAG ATGCGCTGGACCCGTGGCGTCTCAGTGTGGCCCGTGGGGCTGGTGGGCGGCCTGCGATTTGAAGGCCCTCAGGTACAGGATGGCCGGGTTATTGGCTTCCACACAGCTTGGGAGCCCAGTAGGCCTTTCCCCATGGATATGGCAGGATTTGCTGTCGCCCTGCCCTTGCTGTTGGCTAAGCCCAAAGCCCAGTTTGATGCTGCTGCTCCCCGGGGCTACCTGGAGAGCAGTCTCCTGAGCCATCTTGTGGATCCCAAGGACCTGGAGCCACGGGCTGCCAACTGCACTCGG GTCCTGGTGTGGCACACACGGACAGAGAAGCCCAAGATGAAGCAGGAGGAGCAGCTGCAGCGGCAAGGCAGGGGCTCAGACCCAGCCATTGAGGTGTGA
- the B3GAT3 gene encoding galactosylgalactosylxylosylprotein 3-beta-glucuronosyltransferase 3 isoform X2, translating to MKLKLKNVFLAYFLVSIAGLLYALVQLGQPCDCLPPLRAAAEQLRQKDLRISQLQADLRRPPPAPAQPPEPEALPTIYVVTPTYARLVQKAELVRLSQTLSLVPRLHWLLVEDAEGPTPLVSGLLAASGLLFTHLVVLTPKAQRLREGEPGWVRPRGVEQRNKALEWLRGRGVAVGGEKDPPPPGTQGVVYFADDDNTYSQELFEEMRWTRGVSVWPVGLVGGLRFEGPQVQDGRVIGFHTAWEPSRPFPMDMAGFAVALPLLLAKPKAQFDAAAPRGYLESSLLSHLVDPKDLEPRAANCTRGPGVAHTDREAQDEAGGAAAAARQGLRPSH from the exons GCCAGCCATGTGACTGCCTCCCTCCCCTTCGGGCAGCAGCGGAGCAGCTTCGGCAGAAGGATCTGAGGATTTCCCAGCTGCAAGCTGATCTGCGACGCCcaccccctgcccctgcccagccccctgAACCGGAGGCATTGCCTACTATCTATGTTGTTACCCCCACCTATGCCAG GCTGGTACAGAAGGCAGAGCTGGTGCGGCTGTCCCAGACATTGAGCCTGGTTCCCAGGCTGCATTGGCTGCTGGTGGAGGATGCTGAGGGTCCCACCCCACTTGTCTCAGGGCTGCTGGCTGCTTCTGGCCTCCTCTTCACACACCTGGTGGTCCTCACACCCAAGGCCCAGCGGCTTCGGGAGGGAGAGCCAGGCTGGGTTCGGCCCCGTGGTGTAGAGCAGCGGAACAAAGCCCTGGAGTGGCTCCGGGGCAGAGGGGTTGCTGTTGGTGGGGAGAAGGACCCTCCACCACCTGGGACCCAAGGAGTCGTGTACTTTGCTGATGATGACAACACCTACAGCCAGGAGCTCTTTGAGGAG ATGCGCTGGACCCGTGGCGTCTCAGTGTGGCCCGTGGGGCTGGTGGGCGGCCTGCGATTTGAAGGCCCTCAGGTACAGGATGGCCGGGTTATTGGCTTCCACACAGCTTGGGAGCCCAGTAGGCCTTTCCCCATGGATATGGCAGGATTTGCTGTCGCCCTGCCCTTGCTGTTGGCTAAGCCCAAAGCCCAGTTTGATGCTGCTGCTCCCCGGGGCTACCTGGAGAGCAGTCTCCTGAGCCATCTTGTGGATCCCAAGGACCTGGAGCCACGGGCTGCCAACTGCACTCGG G GTCCTGGTGTGGCACACACGGACAGAGAAGCCCAAGATGAAGCAGGAGGAGCAGCTGCAGCGGCAAGGCAGGGGCTCAGACCCAGCCATTGA
- the ROM1 gene encoding rod outer segment membrane protein 1 — translation MAPVLPLVLPLQPRIRLAQGLWLLSWLLALAGGLTFLCSGHLLVQLSHLGTFLAPSCRFPALPQVALAAGAVALGTGLGGAGASRASLDAARYPPWRGVLGPLLVAGTAGGGGLLVLALGLALGLPGSLDQGLEEGLETALAHYKDTEVPGRCHAKRLMDELQLKHHCCGRHGYKDWFGVQWVSSRYLDPNDQDVVDRIQSNVEGLYLTDGVPFSCCNPHSPRPCLQSQLSDPYAHPLFDPRHPNLNLWAQGCHEVLLGHLQDLASTLGSMLAVTFLLQGLVLVGLRYLQTALEGLGGAIDGEGETQGYLFPGGLKDMLKTAWLQGGVAHRPAAEEAPPEEAPPKEDLPEA, via the exons ATGGCGCCGGTGTTGCCCCTGGTGCTGCCCCTCCAGCCCCGCATCCGCCTGGCGCAGGGGCTCTGGCTACTCTCCTGGCTGCTGGCACTGGCCGGTGGCCTCACCTTCCTCTGTAGCGGGCACCTCCTGGTCCAGCTGTCGCACCTTGGCACCTTCCTGGCTCCCTCCTGCCggttccctgccctgccccaggttGCCCTCGCAGCCGGTGCAGTGGCTCTGGGCACAGGACTCGGGGGTGCAGGAGCCAGCCGGGCAAGTCTGGACGCAGCTCGATACCCTCCCTGGAGAGGGGTCCTGGGACCACTGCTGGTGGCTGGcactgctgggggtgggggcctcCTGGTCCTTGCCCTGGGACTAGCCCTGGGTTTGCCTGGGAGTCTGGACCAGGGGCTAGAGGAGGGCCTGGAAACTGCCTTGGCTCACTACAAGGACACAGAGGTGCCGGGACGATGTCATGCCAAACGGCTGATGGATGAGCTGCAGCTGAAGCACCACTGCTGTGGGCGCCATGGGTACAAGGATTGGTTTGGGGTCCAGTGGGTCAGCAGCCGTTACCTGGACCCCAATGACCAGGACGTGGTTGA CCGGATTCAGAGCAATGTGGAAGGCCTATACCTGACTGATGGAGTCCCTTTCTCTTGCTGCAACCCCCACTCACCTCGGCCTTGCCTGCAAAGTCAACTTTCAGACCCCTATGCCCACCCCCTCTTCGACCCCCGACACCCCAACCTAAACCTCTGGGCCCAAGGATGCCATGAGGTGCTGCTTGGGCACCTGCAGGACCTGGCCAGCACACTGGGCAGCATGCTGGCTGTCACCTTCCTGCTGCAG GGTCTGGTGCTTGTTGGCCTGCGGTACCTGCAAACAGCACTGGAGGGGCTTGGAGGGGCCATTGATGGGGAAGGAGAGACCCAAGGCTATCTCTTTCCTGGTGGGCTGAAAGATATGCTGAAAACAGCATGGCTACAGGGAGGGGTTGCCCACAGGCCAGCAGCTGAGGAGGCCCCACCAGAAGAGGCACCTCCCAAGGAGGATCTACCTGAGGCCTAG